Proteins encoded by one window of Passer domesticus isolate bPasDom1 unplaced genomic scaffold, bPasDom1.hap1 HAP1_SCAFFOLD_295, whole genome shotgun sequence:
- the LOC135292321 gene encoding deoxyhypusine synthase-like isoform X2 — MVDVLVTTAGGVEEDLIKCLAPTFIGDFQLRGRELRENGINRIGNLLVPNDNYCKFEDWLMPILDTMVDEQDTQGVRWTPSRVIARLGKEINNPDSICYWAQKNNIPVLSPALTDGSLGDMIFFHSYKRPGLVLDIVEDLRLINTQAIFAHKTGMIILGGGLVKHHIANANLMRNGADFSVYVNTAQEFDGSDSGARPDEAVSWGKIRVDATPVKVYADASLVFPLLVAETFARSADAFAVPAGTPEA, encoded by the exons GTGGACGTGCTGGTGACCACGGCCGGGGGGGTCGAGGAGGATCTCATCAAGTGCCTGGCGCCCACCTTCATCGGGGACTTCCagctgcggggccgggagcTGCGCGAGAACGGCATCAACAG GATCGGGAACCTGCTGGTGCCCAACGATAACTACTGCAAGTTCGAGGACTGGCTGATGCCCATCCTGGACACGATGGTGGACGAGCAGGACACGCAG GGCGTGCGCTGGACGCCGTCGCGGGTGATCGCCCGGCTGGGCAAGGAGATCAACAACCCCGACTCCATCTGCTACTGGGCCCAGAAG AACAACATCCCGGTGCTGAGCCCCGCGCTCACCGACGGCTCCCTGGGCGACATGATCTTCTTCCACTCCTACAAACGCCCGGGGCTCGTGCTGGACATCGTGGAGG ACCTGCGCCTCATCAACACCCAGGCCATCTTCGCCCACAAGACTGGCATGATCATCCTGGGCGGGGGCCTGGTCAAGCACCACATCGCCAACGCCAACCTCATG AGGAACGGCGCCGATTTCTCCGTCTACGTCAACACGGCGCAGGAGTTCGACGGCTCTGACTCGGGCGCGCGGCCGGACGAGGCCGTGTCCTGGGGCAAGATCCGCGTGGACGCCACCCCCGTCAAg GTCTACGCCGACGCCTCGCTCGTGTTCCCGCTGCTCGTGGCTGAGACATTCGCCCGGAGCGCCGACGCCTTCGCGGTGCCCGCGGGGACCCCCGAGGCATGA